In Streptomyces sp. NBC_00091, the following proteins share a genomic window:
- a CDS encoding ABC transporter ATP-binding protein produces the protein MLLEVRDLQVEFTTRDGVAKAVNGVNYSVDEGETLAVLGESGSGKSVTAQAVMGILDMPPGRIAGGEILFKGKDLLKMKEEERRRIRGADMAMIFQDALSALNPVLSVGAQLGEMFEVHRGMSRKDARAKAVELMDRVRIPAARERVGDYPHQFSGGMRQRIMIAMALALEPSLIIADEPTTALDVTVQAQVMDLLAELQRELNMGLILITHDLGVVADVADKIAVMYAGRIVEAAPVHQIYRAPAHPYTRGLLDSIPRLDQKGQELYAIKGLPPNLLAIPPGCAFNPRCPMAQAVCRAEVPPLAEVAPDRSSACFFWKDCLGA, from the coding sequence ATGCTGCTCGAAGTGCGCGACCTCCAGGTGGAGTTCACCACCCGCGACGGGGTCGCCAAGGCCGTCAACGGGGTGAACTACTCGGTCGACGAGGGCGAGACCCTCGCCGTGCTCGGCGAGTCCGGCTCCGGCAAGTCGGTGACGGCGCAGGCCGTGATGGGGATCCTCGACATGCCGCCGGGCCGGATCGCGGGCGGCGAGATCCTCTTCAAGGGCAAGGACCTGCTGAAGATGAAGGAGGAGGAACGCAGGAGGATCCGCGGCGCCGACATGGCGATGATCTTCCAGGACGCCCTCTCCGCCCTCAACCCCGTGCTCAGCGTCGGCGCGCAGCTCGGCGAGATGTTCGAGGTCCACCGCGGGATGTCCCGCAAGGACGCCCGGGCCAAGGCCGTCGAGCTGATGGACCGGGTGAGGATCCCGGCGGCCCGCGAGCGGGTGGGGGACTACCCGCACCAGTTCTCCGGCGGCATGCGCCAGCGCATCATGATCGCGATGGCGCTGGCCCTGGAACCCTCGCTGATCATCGCCGACGAGCCGACCACCGCCCTCGACGTCACCGTCCAGGCCCAGGTCATGGACCTGCTCGCCGAGCTCCAGCGGGAGCTCAACATGGGCCTCATCCTGATCACCCACGACCTCGGCGTGGTCGCCGACGTCGCCGACAAGATCGCCGTCATGTACGCGGGCCGGATCGTCGAGGCGGCCCCCGTCCACCAGATCTACCGGGCGCCCGCCCACCCGTACACCCGCGGCCTGCTCGACTCCATCCCGCGCCTGGACCAGAAGGGCCAGGAGCTGTACGCCATCAAGGGCCTCCCGCCGAACCTGCTGGCCATCCCGCCCGGCTGCGCCTTCAACCCGCGCTGCCCGATGGCCCAGGCCGTCTGCCGGGCCGAGGTCCCGCCGCTGGCGGAGGTCGCCCCGGACCGGTCCAGCGCCTGCTTCTTCTGGAAGGACTGCCTCGGTGCCTGA
- a CDS encoding ABC transporter permease, which yields MPEPEHPQGPGGYDPVGPRPREAMSPTGQGGAMDLALQEAESVEGVAKVTGPAGPREKARSLWSDAWHQLRQSPVFLASALLIAFLVVIAIWPQLIASGDPLTCDLSKSQQGSAPGHPFGYDTQGCDVYTRTVYGARASITVGVCATVGAALLGSVLGGLAGFFGGWGDALLSRVADIFFGIPVVLGGLVFLSVVTSSTVWPVVGFIVLLGWPQLARIARGSVITVKQNDYVQAARALGAGNGRMLLRHVAPNAVAPVIVVATIALGTYIALEATLSFLGVGLRPPTVSWGIDISNAASQIRNAPHMLLYPAGALSLTVLAFIMLGDAVRDALDPKLR from the coding sequence ATGCCTGAGCCCGAGCACCCCCAAGGCCCCGGCGGCTACGACCCCGTGGGCCCCCGCCCGCGCGAGGCGATGTCGCCCACCGGCCAGGGCGGGGCCATGGACCTGGCCCTCCAGGAGGCGGAGAGCGTGGAAGGCGTCGCGAAGGTGACCGGACCCGCCGGCCCCCGGGAGAAGGCCCGCTCCCTGTGGTCCGACGCCTGGCACCAGCTGCGCCAGAGCCCCGTCTTCCTCGCCTCGGCGCTGCTCATCGCCTTCCTCGTCGTCATCGCCATCTGGCCCCAGCTCATCGCGAGCGGCGACCCCCTGACGTGCGACCTGTCCAAATCGCAGCAGGGCTCCGCCCCCGGGCACCCCTTCGGCTACGACACCCAGGGCTGCGACGTCTACACCCGCACCGTCTACGGCGCCCGCGCCTCCATCACCGTCGGCGTCTGCGCGACCGTCGGAGCCGCCCTGCTGGGCTCCGTACTCGGCGGGCTCGCCGGCTTCTTCGGCGGCTGGGGCGACGCCCTGCTCTCCCGGGTCGCCGACATCTTCTTCGGCATCCCCGTCGTCCTCGGCGGCCTGGTCTTCCTGTCCGTGGTCACCAGCAGCACCGTGTGGCCCGTCGTCGGCTTCATCGTGCTGCTCGGCTGGCCGCAGCTCGCCCGCATCGCCCGCGGCTCGGTGATCACCGTCAAGCAGAACGACTACGTCCAGGCCGCCCGGGCCCTCGGCGCCGGCAACGGCCGCATGCTGCTGCGGCACGTGGCCCCCAACGCCGTCGCCCCCGTCATCGTCGTCGCCACCATCGCCCTGGGCACCTACATCGCCCTCGAGGCCACCCTGTCCTTCCTCGGCGTGGGCCTGCGCCCGCCCACCGTCTCCTGGGGCATCGACATCTCCAACGCCGCCTCCCAGATCCGCAACGCCCCGCACATGCTGCTCTACCCGGCGGGGGCCCTGAGCCTGACCGTGCTCGCCTTCATCATGCTCGGCGACGCGGTGCGCGACGCCCTCGACCCCAAGCTGCGCTGA
- a CDS encoding ABC transporter permease, with the protein MGRYVIRRLLQMIPVFIGSTFLIFFMVYALGDPVAALFGDKAPDPATAARIRKDLYLDRPLWQQYLHYMGQIFQGDFGTAFNGQKVTALMASAFPVTLRLTVVAIAIEILVGITLGVISGLRRGKAIDTTLLVLTLVVISVPTFVTGYLLQFLFGVKWGWVRPTVSPDAPFGQLILPGIVLALVSLAYVTRLTRTSIAENVKADYVRTAVAKGLPRRRVITRHLLRNSLIPVVTFIGTDIGALMGGAIVTERIFNIHGVGYQLYQGILRNNSPTVVGFVTILVIVFLLANLLVDLLYAVLDPRIRYA; encoded by the coding sequence ATGGGACGTTACGTGATCCGGCGGCTGCTCCAGATGATCCCCGTGTTCATCGGCAGCACCTTCCTGATCTTCTTCATGGTGTACGCCCTCGGCGACCCGGTCGCGGCCCTCTTCGGCGACAAGGCCCCCGACCCCGCCACCGCCGCGCGGATCCGCAAGGACCTCTACCTCGACCGGCCCCTGTGGCAGCAGTACCTCCACTACATGGGCCAGATCTTCCAGGGAGACTTCGGCACCGCCTTCAACGGGCAGAAGGTCACCGCACTGATGGCCTCCGCCTTCCCCGTCACCCTGCGGCTGACCGTCGTCGCCATCGCCATCGAGATCCTCGTCGGCATCACCCTCGGCGTGATCAGCGGCCTGCGCCGCGGCAAGGCGATCGACACCACCCTGCTGGTGCTCACCCTCGTCGTGATCTCGGTGCCCACCTTCGTCACCGGCTACCTGCTCCAGTTCCTCTTCGGCGTCAAATGGGGCTGGGTGCGCCCCACCGTGTCCCCCGACGCACCCTTCGGCCAGCTGATCCTGCCCGGCATCGTCCTCGCCCTGGTCTCCCTCGCCTACGTCACCCGGCTCACGCGGACCTCCATCGCCGAGAACGTCAAGGCCGACTACGTCCGCACCGCCGTCGCCAAGGGCCTGCCGCGCCGCCGGGTCATCACCCGCCACCTGCTGCGCAACTCCCTGATCCCGGTGGTCACCTTCATCGGCACCGACATCGGCGCCCTGATGGGCGGCGCCATCGTCACCGAGCGGATCTTCAACATCCACGGCGTCGGCTACCAGCTCTACCAGGGCATCCTGCGCAACAACTCACCGACCGTGGTCGGCTTCGTCACCATCCTCGTCATCGTCTTCCTGCTGGCGAACCTGCTCGTCGACCTGCTCTACGCGGTCCTGGACCCGAGGATCCGTTATGCCTGA
- the tnpA gene encoding IS200/IS605 family transposase, giving the protein MTRRVRQFSGGECDLALHVVWCPKYRRPVLDGLVAERLDELMRAKADERGWEIIELEVMPDHVHLFVKHDPKSSASHVANQFKGFTSHALREEFPHLKSRMPTLWSSSYFAASAGSLSAAAVEKYIDTQWEGSGKKDTEVRG; this is encoded by the coding sequence GTGACCCGGAGGGTTCGCCAGTTCTCTGGCGGCGAGTGCGACCTCGCTCTCCACGTGGTGTGGTGCCCGAAGTACCGCCGTCCGGTGCTCGACGGCCTGGTCGCGGAACGTCTGGACGAGCTGATGCGGGCCAAAGCCGACGAGCGCGGGTGGGAGATCATCGAGCTTGAGGTGATGCCGGACCACGTGCACCTGTTCGTCAAACACGACCCGAAGTCGTCGGCGTCGCATGTGGCGAACCAGTTCAAGGGCTTCACCTCCCATGCGCTCCGAGAGGAGTTCCCGCATCTGAAGTCGCGGATGCCCACGCTGTGGTCGTCGTCGTACTTCGCCGCATCTGCCGGCAGCCTCTCAGCGGCCGCGGTGGAGAAGTACATCGACACCCAGTGGGAAGGCTCTGGGAAGAAGGACACAGAGGTGCGGGGTTGA
- a CDS encoding transposase, with protein MIRAYKFLLRPTAGQEAALRAMLADHCSLYNGALQERRDAWRHSSKKSIKYGDQSAQLKEIRAFDPERQGRWSFSSQQATLRRLDKAFAAFFRRVKAGEKPGYPRFKGVGHFDTVTFPRDGDGCRWDSTPHDQQTRIRLQGVGHVRVHQHRSLRGRVKTISVKREGKRWYVVLACDEVPAEPLPSTGTIVGIDMGTVHFFTDSSGAHVANPRFLDAMADELAAAQQHLSTFPKHTRQRSKKHRAAARKVAKLHARIRRQRLDHHHKQALALVRGYDVIGHERLNTAGMTKAPAPRPDPENDGAFLPNGAAAKAGLNRSILDAGWGQFLSILAKKAESAGRRVIEVDARDTSRTCPPEIGGCGHVAKENRVTQAKFECTACGLAENADRVGALNVLHRAGLALCAEASPPTQEARRFGGGWSHGLLRVRSVGVVS; from the coding sequence TTGATACGCGCCTACAAGTTCCTTCTGCGGCCCACCGCCGGTCAGGAAGCCGCGCTGCGGGCGATGTTGGCCGACCATTGCTCCCTTTACAACGGCGCGCTCCAGGAGCGGCGGGATGCCTGGCGGCATTCCTCGAAGAAGAGCATCAAGTACGGGGATCAATCCGCGCAGCTCAAGGAGATCCGGGCGTTCGACCCGGAGCGCCAGGGCCGCTGGTCGTTCTCTTCCCAGCAGGCGACGCTTCGCCGTCTCGACAAAGCGTTCGCCGCGTTCTTCCGCCGGGTCAAGGCCGGGGAGAAACCCGGATACCCCCGTTTCAAGGGTGTGGGGCACTTCGACACCGTGACGTTCCCGAGGGACGGGGACGGCTGCCGGTGGGACTCCACCCCACACGACCAGCAGACCCGCATACGCCTCCAGGGCGTCGGGCATGTCCGGGTGCACCAGCACCGGAGCTTGCGCGGCCGGGTGAAGACGATCAGCGTCAAACGCGAGGGCAAACGCTGGTACGTCGTCCTTGCCTGCGACGAAGTGCCGGCCGAGCCCCTGCCCTCGACGGGAACCATCGTGGGCATCGACATGGGCACGGTGCACTTCTTCACCGACTCCAGCGGTGCACACGTCGCAAACCCCAGGTTCCTCGACGCGATGGCCGACGAGCTGGCCGCCGCCCAGCAGCACCTTTCGACGTTCCCCAAACACACCCGGCAGAGGTCGAAGAAGCACCGGGCTGCAGCCCGGAAGGTCGCCAAGCTGCACGCCAGGATCCGGCGGCAGCGCTTGGACCACCACCACAAACAGGCTCTGGCCCTCGTGCGTGGGTACGACGTGATCGGGCACGAGCGGCTGAACACAGCGGGCATGACGAAGGCGCCCGCGCCCAGGCCCGACCCCGAGAACGACGGCGCGTTCCTCCCGAACGGTGCCGCCGCCAAGGCTGGGCTGAATCGCAGCATCCTCGACGCAGGTTGGGGGCAGTTCCTGTCGATCCTGGCGAAGAAGGCTGAGAGCGCCGGTCGCCGAGTGATCGAAGTGGACGCCCGCGACACTTCCCGCACGTGCCCGCCCGAGATAGGCGGATGCGGGCACGTGGCGAAGGAGAACCGCGTCACCCAAGCGAAGTTCGAGTGCACCGCGTGCGGGCTGGCCGAGAATGCCGACCGCGTGGGCGCCTTGAACGTTCTGCACAGGGCCGGGCTGGCCCTCTGCGCGGAGGCCTCGCCACCGACGCAGGAAGCCCGCCGCTTTGGCGGTGGGTGGAGTCACGGACTGCTCCGGGTTCGATCCGTAGGGGTGGTCAGCTGA
- a CDS encoding ABC transporter substrate-binding protein, translating to MRGATHAKWAACAVAVALAATACGGGSDSGGGGGAAGIVSSSWGDPQNPLEPANTNEVQGGKVLDMLFRGLKRYDAKTGEAKNMVAEKIETTDGQNFTITLKDGWKFSNDEPVTAQSFVDAWNYAADVGNKQNNAPFFADIVGYADVHPASGEPKAKTMSGLVVKDPKTFTVALKAKFSTWPETLGYQAFSPLPKAFFTDHTAWLDKPVGNGPYTVDSYTKGTGMKLRTWEGYPGEDKAQNGGVDLKVYTDNNTAYTDLISGNLDLVDDVPAQQLKNVKNDLGDRYINQPALIIQTLTFPLYDAQWGKEGMEKVRRGISMAINRDEITQQIFRETRTPAKDWTSPALGAKGGFSAAVCGDACKFDPAEAKKLIQEGGGLPGGKMTLTSNVDTGSHRDWMDAVCNSVNNALGEGPVCTVNPIGTFADFRNQQSAFKLTGPFRAGWQADYPLIQNFLQPLYYTGASSNYGKFSNPEFDKLVDQANQETDPTRATAAFQDAEKILAEQMPAIPLWYQNGSAGHSERISDVALNQFSIPVYNEIKVS from the coding sequence ATGCGCGGAGCCACCCACGCCAAGTGGGCCGCATGTGCGGTGGCCGTAGCCCTCGCGGCGACGGCCTGCGGCGGCGGAAGCGACAGCGGCGGGGGCGGCGGTGCGGCCGGGATCGTCAGCTCCTCCTGGGGTGACCCGCAGAACCCGCTGGAGCCCGCCAACACCAACGAGGTGCAGGGCGGCAAGGTCCTCGACATGCTCTTCCGGGGCCTCAAGCGCTACGACGCGAAGACCGGCGAGGCCAAGAACATGGTCGCCGAGAAGATCGAGACCACCGACGGCCAGAACTTCACCATCACCCTGAAGGACGGGTGGAAGTTCAGCAACGACGAGCCGGTCACCGCCCAGTCCTTCGTGGACGCCTGGAACTACGCCGCGGACGTGGGCAACAAGCAGAACAACGCGCCCTTCTTCGCCGACATCGTGGGCTACGCCGACGTGCACCCGGCGAGCGGCGAACCCAAGGCCAAGACCATGTCCGGCCTGGTCGTCAAGGACCCCAAGACCTTCACCGTCGCCCTGAAGGCCAAGTTCTCCACCTGGCCCGAGACCCTCGGCTACCAGGCCTTCTCCCCCCTGCCCAAGGCCTTCTTCACCGACCACACCGCCTGGCTGGACAAGCCCGTCGGCAACGGCCCGTACACGGTGGACTCGTACACCAAGGGCACCGGCATGAAGCTGCGCACGTGGGAGGGCTACCCCGGCGAGGACAAGGCGCAGAACGGCGGCGTGGACCTCAAGGTCTACACCGACAACAACACCGCCTACACCGACCTGATCTCCGGGAACCTCGACCTCGTCGACGACGTGCCCGCGCAGCAGCTGAAGAACGTCAAGAACGACCTCGGCGACCGGTACATCAACCAGCCGGCCCTCATCATCCAGACCCTCACCTTCCCCCTGTACGACGCCCAGTGGGGCAAGGAGGGCATGGAGAAGGTCCGCCGCGGCATCTCGATGGCCATCAACCGGGACGAGATCACCCAGCAGATCTTCCGCGAGACCCGCACCCCGGCCAAGGACTGGACCTCCCCGGCCCTCGGCGCCAAGGGCGGCTTCAGCGCCGCCGTCTGCGGCGACGCCTGCAAGTTCGACCCCGCCGAGGCCAAGAAGCTCATCCAGGAGGGCGGCGGACTGCCGGGCGGCAAGATGACGCTCACCTCGAACGTGGACACCGGCTCGCACCGCGACTGGATGGACGCCGTCTGCAACAGCGTCAACAACGCGCTGGGCGAGGGCCCCGTCTGCACGGTCAACCCGATCGGCACCTTCGCCGACTTCCGCAACCAGCAGAGCGCCTTCAAGCTCACCGGCCCCTTCCGCGCCGGATGGCAGGCCGACTACCCGCTGATCCAGAACTTCCTCCAGCCGCTGTACTACACCGGCGCCTCCTCCAACTACGGCAAGTTCAGCAACCCGGAGTTCGACAAGCTCGTCGACCAGGCCAACCAGGAGACCGACCCCACCAGGGCCACCGCCGCGTTCCAGGACGCCGAGAAGATCCTCGCCGAGCAGATGCCGGCCATCCCGCTCTGGTACCAGAACGGCAGCGCCGGCCACTCCGAGCGCATCTCCGACGTCGCCCTGAACCAGTTCAGCATCCCGGTCTACAACGAGATCAAGGTCAGCTGA
- a CDS encoding N-acetyltransferase — protein MTDKLTVRPAGPGDASDICGLLNAVDVIEIGRPETDLGTVEADLNHPEVDLATDSWVALQGGRLVAYALVWADSGPGRIDGDHYVLPGHGDAALRLLRLMEARARAMAAGAGPGARLRIQLNAKPTLDLTLLTGRGYRSVRRYQVMTRPLAPAADPAPGPAPAPPEGLTLRDCAADEADRRRAHALVEETFAAHFGHAHRTYEAWLDHLDARALDWSLVWIASLPGRGDVAVLLSRDDRTSMGWISHLGVTADLRGRGIGGHLLRHGFAVYAARGRDTLGLGVDVLNESGALALYEAHGMGLHYAVDTWELPLHSQG, from the coding sequence ATGACCGACAAGCTGACCGTCCGGCCCGCCGGCCCCGGGGACGCCTCCGACATCTGCGGACTCCTCAACGCCGTCGACGTCATCGAGATCGGCAGACCCGAGACCGATCTGGGCACCGTCGAGGCCGACCTCAACCACCCCGAGGTGGACCTGGCCACCGACTCCTGGGTCGCCCTCCAGGGCGGCCGGCTCGTCGCCTACGCCCTGGTCTGGGCCGACTCCGGACCGGGCCGCATCGACGGCGACCACTACGTCCTGCCCGGCCACGGTGACGCCGCCCTGCGGCTGCTGCGGCTGATGGAGGCCCGGGCCCGCGCGATGGCCGCCGGCGCCGGCCCCGGAGCCCGGCTGCGGATCCAGCTCAACGCGAAACCCACCCTCGACCTCACCCTCCTCACCGGACGCGGCTACCGCAGCGTGCGCCGCTACCAGGTGATGACCCGCCCCCTGGCCCCGGCCGCCGACCCGGCCCCCGGCCCGGCCCCCGCCCCGCCCGAGGGCCTGACCCTGCGCGACTGCGCCGCCGACGAGGCCGACCGCCGTCGCGCCCACGCCCTGGTGGAGGAGACCTTCGCCGCGCACTTCGGGCACGCGCACCGCACGTACGAGGCATGGCTCGACCACCTCGACGCCCGCGCCCTCGACTGGTCGCTGGTGTGGATCGCGAGCCTGCCCGGCCGGGGCGACGTCGCCGTCCTGCTCAGCCGCGACGACCGCACCAGCATGGGCTGGATCAGCCACCTCGGCGTCACCGCGGACCTGCGCGGCCGGGGCATCGGCGGCCACCTGCTGCGCCACGGCTTCGCCGTCTACGCCGCCCGCGGCCGCGACACCCTGGGCCTCGGCGTGGACGTACTCAACGAGAGCGGCGCCCTCGCCCTGTACGAGGCGCACGGCATGGGCCTGCACTACGCGGTCGACACCTGGGAGCTGCCGTTGCACTCGCAGGGGTGA
- a CDS encoding ABC transporter ATP-binding protein — protein sequence MADLTKPKGEPILQVRNLVKHFPLTQGILFKKQIGAVKAVDGISFDLYQGETLGIVGESGCGKSTVAKLLMNLEKATAGEVFYKGQDITKLSGAALKAVRRNIQMVFQDPYTSLNPRMTVGDIIGEPYEIHPEVAPKGDRRRKVQELLDVVGLNPEYINRYPHQFSGGQRQRIGIARGLALNPEIIICDEPVSALDVSVQAQVINLMGKLQDEFNLSYVFIAHDLSIVRHISDRVGVMYLGKMAEIGTDAEIYDHPTHPYTQALLSAVPVPDPEAREGRERIILTGDVPSPANPPSGCRFRTRCWKAEEKCATEEPLLAIPTRFKNVDSPAAHESACHFAEEKAILAV from the coding sequence ATGGCTGACCTCACCAAGCCCAAGGGCGAGCCGATCCTTCAGGTGCGCAACCTGGTCAAGCACTTCCCGCTGACCCAGGGCATCCTGTTCAAGAAGCAGATCGGCGCGGTCAAGGCCGTCGACGGGATCTCCTTCGACCTCTACCAGGGCGAGACCCTCGGCATCGTCGGCGAGTCCGGCTGTGGCAAGTCCACCGTCGCCAAGCTGCTGATGAACCTGGAGAAGGCCACCGCCGGCGAGGTCTTCTACAAGGGCCAGGACATCACCAAGCTGTCCGGCGCGGCCCTGAAGGCCGTCCGCCGCAACATCCAGATGGTGTTCCAGGACCCGTACACCTCGCTGAACCCGCGCATGACGGTCGGCGACATCATCGGCGAGCCGTACGAGATCCACCCCGAGGTGGCTCCCAAGGGCGACCGGCGCCGCAAGGTCCAGGAGCTCCTGGACGTCGTGGGCCTCAACCCCGAGTACATCAACCGCTACCCGCACCAGTTCTCCGGCGGCCAGCGCCAGCGCATCGGCATCGCCCGCGGCCTCGCGCTCAACCCGGAGATCATCATCTGCGACGAGCCGGTCTCCGCGCTCGACGTGTCGGTGCAGGCGCAGGTCATCAACCTGATGGGCAAGCTCCAGGACGAGTTCAACCTCTCCTACGTGTTCATCGCGCACGACCTCTCGATCGTCCGGCACATCTCGGACCGCGTGGGCGTCATGTACCTGGGCAAGATGGCCGAGATCGGCACCGACGCCGAGATCTACGACCACCCCACCCACCCGTACACCCAGGCCCTGCTCTCCGCCGTGCCGGTGCCGGACCCGGAGGCCCGCGAGGGCCGCGAGCGGATCATCCTCACCGGTGACGTCCCCTCCCCGGCCAACCCGCCGTCGGGCTGCCGCTTCCGCACCCGCTGCTGGAAGGCCGAGGAGAAGTGCGCCACGGAGGAGCCCCTGCTGGCGATCCCGACGCGCTTCAAGAACGTCGACAGCCCGGCCGCGCACGAGTCGGCCTGCCACTTCGCGGAGGAGAAGGCCATCCTGGCCGTCTGA
- a CDS encoding ABC transporter ATP-binding protein — MTTIDKTSNVPAPRSAPEGTPLLEVRDLHVEFHTRDGVAKAVNGVSYSVDAGETLAVLGESGSGKSVTAQAIMGILDMPPGKIPSGEILFQGQDLLKLPAEEFRKVRGQKIAMIFQDALSSLNPVHTVGAQLGEMFRVHRGMSKKDATAKAVELMDRVKIPAAKARVGDYPHQFSGGMRQRIMIAMAMALEPDLIIADEPTTALDVTVQAQVMDLLAELQREMNMGLILITHDLGVVADVADKIAVMYGGRIVENAPVHEIYSRPAHPYTRGLLDSIPRLDQKGQELYAIKGLPPNLLNIPPGCAFNPRCPKAQDICRTDVPVLHQVTEQDGTEMPGRGSACHFWKEQIHG, encoded by the coding sequence TTGACCACTATCGACAAGACCTCGAACGTCCCCGCGCCCCGTTCGGCGCCGGAGGGGACCCCCCTGCTCGAAGTGCGCGACCTGCACGTCGAGTTCCACACCCGCGACGGTGTCGCCAAGGCCGTCAACGGAGTCTCGTACTCCGTCGACGCCGGCGAGACCCTCGCCGTCCTCGGCGAGTCCGGCTCGGGCAAGTCCGTGACGGCGCAGGCCATCATGGGCATCCTCGACATGCCGCCCGGCAAGATCCCCTCTGGTGAGATCCTCTTCCAGGGCCAGGACCTGCTCAAGCTCCCGGCCGAGGAGTTCCGCAAGGTCCGCGGCCAGAAGATCGCCATGATCTTCCAGGACGCGCTGTCCTCGCTGAACCCGGTGCACACCGTCGGCGCCCAGCTGGGTGAGATGTTCCGCGTCCACCGCGGGATGTCCAAGAAGGACGCCACGGCCAAGGCCGTCGAGCTCATGGACCGGGTGAAGATCCCCGCCGCCAAGGCGCGCGTGGGCGACTACCCGCACCAGTTCTCCGGCGGTATGCGCCAGCGCATCATGATCGCCATGGCGATGGCCCTGGAGCCCGACCTGATCATCGCCGACGAGCCGACCACGGCCCTCGACGTGACGGTCCAGGCCCAGGTCATGGACCTGCTCGCGGAGCTCCAGCGCGAGATGAACATGGGCCTGATCCTGATCACCCACGACCTCGGCGTCGTCGCCGACGTCGCGGACAAGATCGCCGTCATGTACGGCGGCCGGATCGTCGAGAACGCCCCGGTCCACGAGATCTACAGCCGCCCGGCGCACCCGTACACCCGCGGCCTGCTCGACTCGATCCCGCGCCTGGACCAGAAGGGCCAGGAGCTCTACGCGATCAAGGGCCTGCCGCCCAACCTGCTCAACATCCCGCCGGGCTGCGCCTTCAACCCGCGCTGCCCCAAGGCTCAGGACATCTGCCGCACGGACGTGCCGGTCCTGCACCAGGTGACCGAGCAGGACGGCACCGAGATGCCGGGCCGCGGCAGCGCGTGCCACTTCTGGAAGGAGCAGATCCATGGCTGA
- a CDS encoding ABC transporter permease: protein MRDTNTVEDSMTDTQTAGPSAGTRAAKGQDKKKDREASLWSDAISDLRRNPIFIIGAALVVFLLIVAAVPQLFTDGSPFDAGACKLEDSLKTPSSAHWFGFDIQGCDVYTRTVWAARNSVIVGVVTTSLVLIVGGALGLIAGWVGGIVDSFLSRFTEIFFAIPLLLGGMLIMSAMPGNAWTVSLVLAVLGWPQIFRIMRSSVLQNKNNDYVVAARALGAGTLRITIRHILPNAVAPVIVVGAISLGVYISAEAALSYLGIGVQPPEISWGLMVSDASARWLQAPHILLFPSIALSVTVLAFIMVGDAVRDALDPKLR from the coding sequence ATGCGTGACACGAATACGGTGGAGGACTCGATGACCGACACCCAGACTGCCGGCCCCTCCGCCGGCACGCGGGCCGCCAAGGGCCAGGACAAGAAGAAGGACCGCGAGGCCAGCCTCTGGTCCGACGCGATCTCCGACCTGCGCCGCAACCCGATCTTCATCATCGGTGCCGCGCTCGTGGTGTTCCTGCTGATCGTGGCCGCCGTGCCGCAGCTGTTCACCGACGGCAGCCCCTTCGACGCCGGCGCCTGCAAGCTCGAGGACTCGCTCAAGACCCCGAGCTCGGCCCACTGGTTCGGCTTCGACATCCAGGGCTGCGACGTCTACACGCGTACCGTGTGGGCCGCCCGCAACTCCGTGATCGTCGGCGTCGTCACCACCTCGCTCGTCCTCATCGTCGGCGGCGCGCTCGGTCTGATCGCCGGCTGGGTCGGCGGCATCGTGGACAGCTTCCTGTCCCGCTTCACCGAGATCTTCTTCGCGATCCCGCTGCTGCTCGGCGGCATGCTGATCATGTCGGCGATGCCGGGCAACGCCTGGACGGTCTCGCTGGTCCTCGCCGTCCTCGGCTGGCCGCAGATCTTCCGCATCATGCGGTCCTCGGTGCTGCAGAACAAGAACAACGACTACGTCGTGGCCGCCCGCGCCCTGGGCGCCGGGACCCTGCGCATCACGATCCGCCACATCCTGCCGAACGCCGTCGCCCCCGTCATCGTGGTCGGCGCGATCAGCCTGGGTGTGTACATCTCCGCCGAGGCGGCGCTGTCCTACCTCGGTATCGGTGTCCAGCCCCCGGAGATCTCCTGGGGCCTGATGGTCAGCGACGCTTCGGCCCGCTGGCTCCAGGCACCGCACATCCTGCTGTTCCCGTCCATTGCGCTGAGCGTCACCGTGCTCGCGTTCATCATGGTCGGAGACGCGGTACGCGACGCCCTCGACCCGAAGCTGCGCTGA